A genomic window from Silene latifolia isolate original U9 population chromosome Y, ASM4854445v1, whole genome shotgun sequence includes:
- the LOC141628749 gene encoding uncharacterized protein LOC141628749: MVYAFNGQHEREPLWDSLRRISNLVNGPWAIAGDFNSVLNTSERVGGNTPAGEMEPFRRCNADCGVVDVAAVGALFTWNNKQKPEERIYSRIDRFLVNQVWCDSFPNIYAHFLPEGLMDHTPCLLKSTSHS; the protein is encoded by the coding sequence ATGGTGTATGCCTTCAATGGACAGCATGAGAGGGAGCCTCTGTGGGATAGCTTGAGGAGGATTTCAAACctggttaatggaccatgggcaATTGCAGGAGATTTCAACAGTGTTCTGAATACATCAGAGAGAGTAGGGGGTAATACTCCAGCTGGTGAAATGGAACCGTTTAGAAGATGTAATGCAGATTGTGGGGTGGTAGATGTTGCAGCAGTAGGAGCCTTGTTTACCTGGAACAATAAGCAGAAGCCTGAGGAGCGTATATATAGCAGAATTGATAGGTTCTTGGTCAATCAAGTCTGGTGTGATTCCTTTCCTAATATATATGCTCATTTTTTGCCTGAGGGTTTGATGGATCACACACCTTGTTTATTAAAGAGCACTAGTCACAGTTAG